The following are encoded in a window of Deltaproteobacteria bacterium genomic DNA:
- a CDS encoding FAD-dependent monooxygenase, translated as MSTSYRDTRVTVAGAGLGGTLAATMLAQLGFEVELFERRADLRASQAERGRSINLAVSARGIHALEQVGLAQEILEHAIPMRGRMLHQADGTTSYLPYSASGKEAIWSFSRTGLNQALLDAAERLPNLSLRFRHRCTDADLATGSATFLDEATGQTFENHNAFLVGADGAFSAVRRAMQRLDRFDYRQDFLSHGYKELTIPARSGGGFALDPHALHIWPRGSFMMIALPNRDESFTCTIFWPFEGPDSFAELVTPGRVRAFFERHFADAVPLMPTLIEDFISNPTSSLVTVRCAPWYVSDKIVLLGDAAHAVVPFYGQGMNASFEDCVVLKECLVQHELDFGAAFRTYFARRKPHVDALAELAIGNFLEMRDKVASRWFRGRKHLEHLLQRLLPFWYLPLYDMVSFTRIPYGDAVARARHQDRTVLGAALGLGLLLASAALLFGVLR; from the coding sequence ATGTCCACTTCGTATCGGGACACACGCGTCACCGTCGCCGGCGCGGGCCTCGGCGGCACCCTCGCCGCCACGATGCTGGCCCAGCTCGGGTTCGAGGTGGAGCTCTTCGAGCGCCGCGCCGACCTGCGCGCGTCCCAGGCCGAGCGCGGCCGCTCGATCAACCTGGCCGTCTCGGCGCGCGGGATCCACGCCCTCGAACAGGTAGGGCTGGCGCAGGAGATCCTGGAGCACGCCATCCCGATGCGCGGGCGCATGCTGCACCAGGCGGACGGCACGACGAGCTACCTGCCCTACAGCGCGAGCGGGAAGGAGGCCATCTGGTCCTTCTCGCGCACCGGGCTCAACCAGGCGCTCCTCGACGCGGCCGAACGCCTGCCGAACCTCTCGCTCCGCTTTCGGCACCGCTGCACCGATGCGGACCTCGCCACGGGGAGCGCCACGTTCCTCGACGAGGCGACAGGGCAGACGTTCGAAAACCACAACGCCTTCCTCGTCGGGGCGGACGGTGCCTTCTCGGCCGTGCGACGCGCCATGCAGCGCCTCGACCGCTTCGACTACCGGCAGGACTTCCTCTCGCACGGCTACAAGGAGCTCACCATCCCCGCCCGGAGCGGTGGTGGATTCGCCCTCGACCCGCACGCGCTGCACATCTGGCCCCGCGGCTCGTTCATGATGATCGCGCTCCCCAACCGGGACGAATCCTTCACCTGCACCATCTTCTGGCCCTTCGAAGGGCCCGACAGCTTCGCCGAGCTCGTCACGCCGGGCCGCGTCCGCGCCTTCTTCGAGCGGCACTTCGCCGACGCCGTGCCGCTGATGCCCACGCTGATCGAGGACTTCATCTCGAACCCCACGAGCTCCCTCGTCACGGTCCGCTGCGCCCCCTGGTACGTCAGCGACAAGATCGTGCTCCTCGGGGACGCGGCGCACGCCGTGGTCCCTTTCTACGGCCAGGGGATGAACGCGTCGTTCGAGGACTGCGTGGTGCTGAAGGAGTGCCTCGTCCAGCACGAGCTGGACTTCGGCGCGGCGTTTCGCACGTACTTCGCGCGGCGCAAGCCGCACGTCGACGCGCTCGCCGAGCTGGCCATCGGCAACTTTCTCGAGATGCGCGACAAGGTCGCGTCCCGCTGGTTCAGGGGGCGCAAGCACCTCGAGCACCTGCTGCAGCGGCTGCTCCCCTTCTGGTACCTGCCGCTCTACGACATGGTGAGCTTCACCCGCATCCCCTACGGCGACGCGGTGGCGCGCGCCCGTCACCAGGACCGCACCGTGCTCGGCGCGGCTCTCGGTCTCGGCCTGCTCCTCGCCAGCGCCGCCCTGCTCTTCGGAGTCCTGCGATGA
- a CDS encoding tryptophan 2,3-dioxygenase — MTSKHVTYQSYLKLDQLLALQAASSEPPEHDELLFIVIHQVYELWFKLTLHELDKVHRDLRNGELFDAIAGLKRVRTILKTLVGQLDVLETMTPISFASFRHRLEASSGFQSVQFRELEYLLGYKRPEMLVHYEKGTPSYAQLERRLDDPSLMDALYHFLEGRGAEIPKELLTRNRRQPTEPSEAFQRELLRLYRDEQDLAVLLELLTDLDEGLQEWRYRHVKMVERTIGTKSGTGGSSGVAFLQKSLFKPVFPDLWALRNLL; from the coding sequence ATGACCAGCAAGCACGTCACCTATCAAAGCTACCTGAAGCTCGATCAGCTCCTGGCCCTGCAAGCGGCCAGCTCCGAGCCGCCCGAACACGACGAGCTCCTCTTCATCGTGATCCACCAGGTCTACGAGCTCTGGTTCAAGCTCACGCTCCACGAGCTGGACAAGGTCCATCGCGATCTGCGCAACGGCGAGCTCTTCGACGCCATCGCCGGGCTGAAGCGCGTGCGCACGATCCTGAAGACGCTCGTGGGCCAGCTCGACGTCCTCGAGACCATGACCCCCATCTCCTTCGCCAGCTTCCGGCACCGGCTCGAGGCTTCGTCGGGCTTCCAGTCGGTGCAGTTCCGCGAGCTGGAGTACCTCCTCGGCTACAAGCGCCCCGAGATGCTCGTGCACTACGAGAAGGGGACGCCGTCCTACGCCCAGCTCGAACGCCGCCTCGACGATCCATCGCTGATGGACGCGCTCTATCACTTCCTCGAGGGACGCGGCGCCGAGATCCCGAAGGAGCTCCTGACGCGGAACCGCCGCCAGCCCACCGAGCCGAGCGAGGCGTTTCAGCGCGAGCTCCTGCGGCTGTACCGGGACGAGCAGGATCTGGCAGTGCTCCTCGAGCTCCTGACCGACCTCGACGAGGGCCTGCAGGAGTGGCGCTACCGGCACGTGAAGATGGTCGAGCGCACCATCGGCACGAAGAGCGGCACGGGGGGCTCCTCGGGCGTCGCCTTCTTGCAGAAGTCCCTCTTCAAACCCGTCTTTCCGGACCTCTGGGCCCTCCGCAACCTCCTCTGA
- a CDS encoding cyclase family protein yields the protein MLYDLSPPLTPGSAVWPGDTPLSREVLADLARGDNLTLSSLHATVHLGAHADAPSHYGKGAPSIEARSLEPYLGPCQVLRVPGMRGRRIPPDALPARLEAPRVLLCTGTFPDPERFAEDFAALGPELVERLAREGVVLVGLDTPSVDPFSSKALESHQACLAHDLSVLEGLVLSHVPEGLYELIALPLPLVGFDASPVRAVLRTRE from the coding sequence ATGCTCTACGATCTCAGTCCCCCGCTGACCCCGGGCAGCGCGGTGTGGCCCGGCGACACGCCCCTCTCGCGCGAGGTGCTGGCCGACCTCGCCCGCGGCGACAACCTCACGCTCTCCTCGCTGCACGCGACCGTGCACCTCGGCGCGCACGCCGATGCCCCGAGCCATTACGGCAAGGGCGCTCCGAGCATCGAGGCCCGCTCCCTCGAGCCCTACCTCGGCCCGTGCCAGGTGCTGCGCGTGCCTGGCATGCGCGGGCGCCGCATTCCGCCGGACGCGCTTCCCGCGCGGCTCGAGGCCCCCCGCGTACTCCTCTGCACGGGCACCTTCCCCGACCCGGAACGCTTCGCCGAGGACTTCGCCGCGCTCGGCCCCGAGCTGGTGGAGCGGCTCGCGCGCGAGGGCGTCGTGCTCGTGGGCCTCGACACTCCCAGCGTGGATCCGTTCAGCTCGAAGGCCCTCGAGAGCCACCAGGCCTGCCTCGCGCACGATCTCTCGGTGCTCGAGGGGCTCGTGCTCTCGCACGTGCCCGAAGGCCTCTACGAGCTCATCGCGCTGCCACTACCCCTCGTGGGCTTCGACGCGAGTCCGGTGCGCGCGGTGCTGCGCACGCGGGAGTAA
- a CDS encoding RidA family protein: MGRVGRAGAPVADPRDTIITARAPSPVGAYPHARRAGSLLFLSGVGPRRPGDGSIPGLVQDDRGAVRSYDFAAQCRQVFANVRAILEDAGSSWERIVDVTVFLTDMKRDFTTFNRLYAEAFAGNQPTRTTVEVNALPTPIAVELKVIATLE; encoded by the coding sequence ATGGGTCGAGTCGGGCGCGCGGGAGCTCCCGTGGCTGATCCCCGCGATACGATCATCACGGCCCGAGCCCCGTCGCCGGTCGGCGCCTACCCGCATGCGCGACGCGCCGGCTCGTTGCTCTTCCTCTCGGGAGTCGGCCCGCGGCGCCCCGGAGACGGCAGCATCCCCGGGCTCGTGCAGGACGACCGCGGTGCCGTGCGCTCGTACGACTTCGCCGCGCAGTGCCGGCAGGTCTTCGCCAACGTGCGCGCGATCCTCGAGGACGCGGGGTCGAGCTGGGAGCGCATCGTGGACGTGACGGTCTTTCTCACGGACATGAAGCGTGACTTCACGACCTTCAACCGGCTCTACGCGGAGGCCTTCGCCGGGAATCAGCCGACGCGCACCACCGTCGAGGTGAACGCGCTCCCCACCCCCATCGCCGTCGAGCTCAAGGTCATCGCTACGCTGGAGTGA
- a CDS encoding aldehyde dehydrogenase, with translation MSGIELTNFVDGEPSPPRGGRYLEKLAPATGELAARVPDSDAADVELAVAAARRAFPGWAATPAAERSRLLLRLADLVEAGLEAFAQAESADTGKPLRVARTVDLPRAVANFRFFATAILHGHTEAHAMDGEALNVTLRAPRGVAGLIAPWNLPLYLLSWKIAPALATGNTVVAKPSELTPSTAALLGEVCREAGLPPGVLNVVHGLGPRVGGPLVAHPAVPTISFTGGTATGAAIAQAAAPCFKKLALELGGKNPTIVFAEADLEEAAREAVRAAFSNQGQICLCGSRVLVEASVYDGFVALFLERVRALRVGDPLDPQTDLGAVISRAHLEKVQRYVQLARREGGAILAGGGLAEPPSARCRDGFFHQPTVIAGLGPSCRVNQEEIFGPVVTLLPFRDEEEALSIANGTPYGLSASVWTRDLDRAHRVAARLEAGTVWVNCWMLRDLRVPFGGTKQSGLGREGGDEALRFFTEPKNVCVRYGSSRARGSSRG, from the coding sequence ATGTCCGGCATCGAGCTGACGAACTTCGTGGACGGCGAGCCGTCACCGCCGAGAGGTGGGCGCTACCTCGAGAAGCTCGCCCCCGCCACGGGAGAGCTCGCGGCGCGCGTGCCGGACAGCGACGCGGCCGACGTGGAGCTGGCGGTGGCGGCCGCGCGGCGGGCCTTTCCGGGCTGGGCCGCGACGCCTGCCGCCGAAAGGTCGCGCCTCCTCCTGCGCCTCGCGGACCTCGTCGAAGCCGGGCTCGAAGCCTTCGCGCAGGCCGAGAGCGCCGACACGGGCAAGCCGCTCCGCGTTGCGCGCACCGTCGACCTCCCCCGCGCGGTGGCGAACTTCCGCTTCTTCGCCACGGCCATCTTGCACGGGCACACCGAGGCGCACGCGATGGACGGCGAGGCGCTGAACGTGACCTTGCGCGCCCCGCGCGGCGTGGCGGGGCTCATCGCGCCCTGGAACCTGCCGCTCTACCTCCTGAGCTGGAAGATCGCCCCCGCGCTGGCCACGGGGAACACGGTGGTGGCCAAGCCCTCCGAGCTCACGCCGTCGACCGCCGCGCTGCTGGGAGAGGTTTGCCGCGAGGCGGGCCTGCCGCCCGGCGTGCTGAACGTCGTGCACGGGCTCGGGCCGCGCGTGGGTGGACCCCTCGTCGCGCACCCCGCCGTGCCCACGATCTCCTTCACGGGCGGGACGGCCACGGGGGCGGCCATCGCGCAGGCCGCGGCCCCCTGCTTCAAGAAGCTGGCGCTCGAGCTCGGCGGAAAGAATCCGACGATCGTGTTCGCCGAGGCCGACCTCGAGGAGGCGGCGCGCGAGGCCGTGCGGGCCGCTTTCTCGAACCAGGGGCAGATCTGCCTCTGCGGCTCGCGCGTGCTCGTGGAGGCGTCGGTCTACGACGGCTTCGTCGCCCTCTTTCTCGAGCGGGTACGTGCGCTCCGCGTGGGCGACCCGCTCGACCCGCAGACGGATCTCGGCGCGGTCATCTCGCGCGCGCACCTGGAGAAGGTCCAGCGCTACGTGCAGCTCGCGCGGCGCGAGGGGGGAGCGATCCTCGCGGGTGGAGGGCTGGCCGAGCCACCGAGCGCGCGCTGTCGCGACGGTTTCTTCCACCAGCCGACGGTCATCGCCGGGCTGGGTCCGTCGTGCCGCGTGAACCAGGAGGAGATCTTCGGCCCGGTGGTCACGCTGCTCCCCTTCCGAGACGAGGAGGAGGCGCTCTCCATCGCCAACGGGACGCCGTACGGGCTCTCCGCCTCGGTCTGGACGCGGGACCTGGACCGCGCGCACCGCGTGGCCGCGCGGCTCGAGGCCGGCACGGTGTGGGTGAACTGCTGGATGCTGCGCGACCTGCGCGTGCCCTTCGGCGGAACGAAGCAGAGCGGGCTCGGGCGCGAGGGGGGCGACGAGGCGCTGCGCTTCTTCACCGAGCCGAAGAACGTGTGCGTGCGCTATGGGTCGAGTCGGGCGCGCGGGAGCTCCCGTGGCTGA
- a CDS encoding right-handed parallel beta-helix repeat-containing protein, which produces MSALGATLYVDLRHASCSDARAKADVKSGLPLCTVQRAAQLVDPGDLVLVGDGVYEDADNDKSVLRLTRGGSAGAPVTFRALHRHRAQLKGTLPSGSTDFNWCVLLAPRVQWVVIDGFDISGCATGVMINNDNHQVVVSGNRIHEIGRRVTTTQYGQDGVSIGGGSTDVTVDGNVIHTIGRLAGSQYPNNHDHAVYIRGSRILVTNNAFYDLKAGWGVHIYGPDPKRELKIVNNTFAEANPGRDGHIIVTTGTSDLLIQNNIFYQPRGGAVQIDTCSDVSKVSLLNNLTDRNQLTVGASCPFTLSGNLTGKTPLFAGPAQHDYHLTAGSPGLDQGLRQGAPDHDLDGAARPAGTAVDVGAFEFGAPLAGDGRAASDSGRGSDGRLDGAASRDAGPADANANPVDGGVGLDPRAGEGGATPEAGPGGDASVPGAAGCGCEVGWPFDGSYARWLLLASGWLALELRRRRRQKHRSSQNTGIGPSAPA; this is translated from the coding sequence GTGTCCGCCCTCGGCGCCACCCTCTACGTCGACCTCCGGCACGCGAGCTGCTCCGACGCACGAGCGAAGGCCGACGTGAAATCCGGCCTGCCGCTCTGCACCGTCCAGCGCGCCGCGCAGCTCGTGGACCCGGGGGATCTGGTCCTTGTCGGCGACGGCGTGTACGAGGACGCGGACAACGACAAGTCCGTCTTGCGCCTGACCCGCGGCGGCAGCGCGGGAGCGCCGGTCACCTTCCGGGCGCTGCACCGCCATCGAGCGCAGCTGAAGGGAACGCTGCCGAGCGGTAGCACGGACTTCAACTGGTGCGTGCTCCTCGCCCCGCGGGTGCAGTGGGTCGTCATCGACGGCTTCGACATCTCCGGCTGTGCGACCGGCGTGATGATCAACAACGACAACCACCAGGTCGTCGTCTCGGGAAACCGCATCCACGAGATAGGCCGACGGGTGACCACCACGCAGTACGGCCAGGACGGCGTCTCCATCGGCGGCGGCAGCACCGACGTCACCGTCGACGGAAACGTGATCCACACCATCGGGCGCCTCGCGGGGAGCCAGTACCCCAACAACCACGACCACGCGGTTTATATCCGCGGCAGCCGCATTCTCGTCACGAACAACGCATTCTACGACCTGAAGGCGGGCTGGGGGGTGCACATCTACGGACCGGACCCCAAACGGGAGCTGAAGATCGTCAACAACACCTTCGCCGAGGCCAACCCCGGGCGCGACGGGCACATCATCGTCACCACCGGAACCTCGGACCTGCTCATCCAGAACAACATCTTCTACCAGCCGCGAGGCGGAGCGGTGCAGATCGACACCTGCAGCGACGTAAGCAAGGTCTCGCTGCTCAACAACCTCACGGACCGCAACCAGCTCACGGTGGGCGCCAGCTGCCCCTTCACGCTCTCCGGCAACCTCACGGGCAAGACCCCGCTCTTCGCGGGGCCGGCGCAGCACGACTACCATCTGACGGCGGGGTCGCCGGGCCTCGACCAGGGGCTGCGCCAGGGTGCACCCGACCACGACCTCGATGGCGCCGCGCGACCGGCAGGAACCGCGGTAGACGTAGGCGCCTTCGAATTCGGCGCTCCTCTGGCCGGCGACGGACGCGCGGCCTCCGACAGCGGCAGGGGGAGCGACGGTCGCCTGGACGGCGCGGCCTCGCGGGACGCGGGGCCTGCAGACGCGAACGCGAACCCGGTCGACGGCGGCGTGGGCCTCGACCCGCGCGCGGGAGAGGGGGGCGCGACCCCCGAGGCCGGTCCGGGCGGCGACGCCAGCGTCCCGGGCGCGGCCGGGTGCGGCTGCGAGGTCGGCTGGCCTTTCGATGGGTCCTACGCGCGGTGGCTGCTACTGGCGAGCGGGTGGCTCGCGCTCGAGCTCCGTCGGAGACGGCGCCAGAAACATCGGTCCAGTCAGAACACCGGCATTGGTCCTAGCGCTCCGGCGTGA
- a CDS encoding sigma-70 family RNA polymerase sigma factor translates to MSPPSPHLALAELDLAEAARSGDPRALEALYLRHRDALYRHAHRMLRDDALARDMVQEGFARALAAIHQTRETLYFKAWIYRIVTNLCLRELTRRQRGGDDAALGEQPETRVPDGEAAQRRTELGARLDFCLARLPARYRQILLLREVDELSYEELAEALELSLVNVKVTLHRARARLAAVFVADELLAGPRVPVACEELARQLASAPERRGVEQHLEQCETCRRPQHRPTAEAWCLLPALPVANWPSAMRGPDGSGALGAASARAATLPAPTHLASSLGTVGSTGLWVAVVSAVLLAVAALVVLSRGAPPASLRADPSGAGESRAEGSTIAARDRAPAAAPSSPTDVALARPATAPMETRPHLRGREPLAPATSRAPRPLRARRTGSASAPPPGPAASPPQAEDPEAPPP, encoded by the coding sequence GTGAGCCCTCCCTCTCCGCACCTCGCTCTCGCCGAGCTGGACCTGGCCGAGGCCGCACGCAGCGGAGATCCGCGCGCGCTCGAGGCGCTCTACCTGCGGCATCGGGATGCGCTCTACCGGCACGCGCACCGCATGCTGCGCGACGACGCGCTCGCCAGGGACATGGTGCAGGAGGGGTTCGCGCGGGCCCTCGCCGCGATCCACCAGACGCGCGAGACGCTCTACTTCAAGGCCTGGATCTACCGCATCGTGACCAATCTGTGCTTGCGAGAGCTCACCCGCCGGCAACGAGGCGGCGACGACGCCGCGCTCGGCGAGCAGCCCGAGACCCGCGTTCCCGACGGAGAAGCGGCGCAGCGGCGCACCGAGCTCGGCGCGCGACTCGACTTCTGCCTCGCCCGGCTGCCGGCGCGTTACCGGCAGATCCTGCTCCTGCGCGAGGTGGACGAGCTCTCCTACGAGGAGCTGGCCGAGGCGCTCGAGCTCTCGCTCGTCAACGTGAAGGTCACGCTGCACCGGGCGCGCGCGCGGCTCGCGGCGGTGTTCGTCGCCGACGAGCTCCTCGCGGGCCCCAGGGTGCCGGTGGCGTGCGAAGAGCTGGCCCGGCAGCTCGCGTCCGCTCCCGAGCGCCGTGGCGTCGAGCAACACCTCGAGCAGTGCGAGACCTGCCGGCGACCCCAGCATCGCCCGACCGCCGAGGCGTGGTGCCTCCTGCCCGCACTGCCCGTGGCGAACTGGCCTTCGGCGATGCGCGGACCCGACGGCTCGGGGGCGCTCGGGGCGGCCTCGGCTCGAGCTGCCACGCTGCCCGCTCCGACGCACCTCGCCTCCTCGCTCGGCACGGTGGGGAGCACGGGCCTGTGGGTCGCCGTCGTGAGCGCCGTTCTCCTCGCGGTCGCCGCGCTGGTCGTCCTTTCGCGCGGCGCACCGCCTGCCAGCCTACGGGCTGACCCGTCCGGGGCCGGAGAGTCCCGCGCCGAGGGTTCGACGATCGCAGCGCGCGACCGGGCACCGGCGGCGGCACCATCTTCGCCCACGGACGTGGCCCTCGCCCGGCCGGCGACGGCGCCGATGGAGACGCGCCCCCACCTTCGAGGACGCGAGCCGCTCGCACCCGCGACCTCGCGCGCCCCGCGTCCACTCAGGGCACGCCGCACCGGTTCCGCGTCGGCACCACCGCCCGGTCCCGCCGCCTCGCCCCCACAAGCCGAAGATCCCGAGGCGCCGCCGCCGTAG
- a CDS encoding DMT family transporter, with product MRSPHYLLLAVALLAMTTSGPAIRFAAAPAIAIVLWRVILGWPVLALLALWRRERWPLAPGLAAGFFLAVHWIAWSMAVQRTTLATASLLICTGSLWTALLSRPLLGEPVTRRQWTGLALALLGVSLVVSSRGSGRHSLLGDLYALGGALAWVGYTFVGRRARQRSGFFGYTATVYLCAGLFAAIPALALRLPLAGYDRRTWLALGALALLPTLLGHGTVNYLLKHVGPAQLSLWTLADPVISTFSAWPLFGERPPPQVLVGAAFTLGGVALGISERGKVR from the coding sequence ATGCGGTCCCCGCACTACCTGCTGCTCGCGGTGGCCCTGCTGGCCATGACCACCAGCGGGCCGGCGATCCGCTTCGCCGCCGCGCCGGCCATCGCGATCGTGCTCTGGCGCGTGATCCTGGGGTGGCCCGTGCTCGCCCTGCTGGCCCTCTGGCGACGCGAACGCTGGCCGCTCGCGCCGGGCCTGGCCGCGGGCTTCTTTCTGGCCGTGCACTGGATCGCCTGGTCCATGGCGGTCCAGCGCACCACGCTGGCCACCGCCTCGCTCCTCATCTGCACGGGGTCGCTCTGGACGGCGCTCCTCTCGCGCCCGCTCCTCGGTGAGCCGGTCACACGACGCCAGTGGACCGGCCTCGCGCTCGCGCTCCTCGGCGTGAGCCTGGTGGTCAGCTCGCGCGGGAGCGGCCGTCACAGCCTGCTCGGCGACCTCTATGCGCTCGGAGGCGCGCTGGCCTGGGTGGGCTACACCTTCGTCGGGCGCCGTGCGCGACAGCGTTCGGGCTTCTTCGGCTACACCGCGACGGTCTACCTCTGCGCCGGGCTCTTCGCGGCGATCCCCGCGCTCGCCCTGCGCCTGCCGCTCGCGGGCTACGATCGGCGCACCTGGCTGGCGCTGGGGGCCCTCGCGCTGCTCCCCACGCTCCTCGGACACGGCACCGTGAACTACCTGCTCAAGCACGTCGGTCCGGCGCAGCTCAGTCTGTGGACGCTCGCCGATCCCGTCATCTCCACCTTCAGCGCGTGGCCGCTGTTCGGCGAGAGGCCTCCGCCGCAGGTGCTCGTGGGCGCGGCCTTCACGCTCGGGGGCGTGGCGCTCGGGATCAGCGAGCGTGGCAAGGTGCGATGA
- a CDS encoding GNAT family N-acetyltransferase, protein MSAILLRPVALDELSRCAALVVAEPAFAAYQIDEARLVRILEGVVAEGRAELLGAELDGTLVGFAWFVPRGAFDRSGYLRLIAVEGAAQGRGVGRALVAELEARHLHPRGIVLLCAVGNVAAAGFYARLGYLEVGRLPSYVGPGLDERIFFKPG, encoded by the coding sequence GTGAGCGCCATCCTTCTTCGTCCGGTCGCACTCGACGAGCTCTCGCGCTGCGCCGCGCTGGTCGTGGCGGAGCCCGCCTTCGCGGCCTACCAGATCGACGAGGCGCGCCTCGTGCGGATCCTCGAGGGGGTCGTCGCCGAGGGGAGAGCCGAGCTGCTCGGGGCCGAGCTCGACGGGACGCTCGTGGGCTTCGCCTGGTTCGTACCGCGCGGCGCCTTCGACCGCAGCGGCTACCTGCGGCTCATCGCGGTGGAGGGCGCGGCGCAGGGGCGCGGCGTCGGACGCGCGCTCGTCGCCGAGCTCGAGGCGCGGCACCTTCACCCGCGCGGGATCGTGCTTCTCTGCGCGGTGGGCAACGTCGCGGCGGCGGGCTTCTACGCGCGTCTCGGCTACCTCGAGGTGGGGCGCCTGCCGAGCTACGTCGGCCCGGGGCTGGACGAGCGGATCTTCTTCAAACCGGGCTAG
- a CDS encoding ISAs1 family transposase, which translates to MGRRRATQAQQVEHDNERAALLASRRRSEGKHIAIDGKASRGSTDSRTDNKALHTVSAYLSEPGLVPGQVKTTETSNEVGAMPELLQLLNLRGATVTRHRPKNAAANMTILHHFALNLVSPAHSGPR; encoded by the coding sequence ATGGGGCGGCGACGTGCAACGCAAGCGCAGCAGGTAGAGCACGACAACGAGCGCGCGGCGCTCTTGGCCTCGCGCCGGCGCTCGGAGGGCAAGCACATCGCCATCGATGGCAAGGCGAGTCGAGGCAGTACGGACAGCCGGACGGACAACAAAGCCCTGCACACCGTGAGCGCCTATCTGAGCGAGCCGGGACTCGTGCCGGGGCAGGTCAAGACGACGGAGACCTCGAACGAGGTCGGTGCGATGCCCGAGCTTCTGCAGCTGCTCAACCTACGTGGAGCCACCGTAACCCGGCATCGCCCCAAGAACGCCGCCGCCAACATGACCATCCTGCACCACTTCGCCCTTAACCTCGTCTCCCCGGCCCACTCGGGGCCCCGATAA
- a CDS encoding TlpA family protein disulfide reductase, whose product MRKTAAFMVLLLPGGLLGGCATDEPAGATAGADRGVAARADGGARPSAGDGGAGGDAAKKPEPACGPGIYPCGPYGVEVGDVVENLSFKGLADPDFLCKDTASQAHAANLTELSFKRFFQGDAKCKGKHQLLWVSASAGWCGPCHAEAKETSAQYTAGKVDPRVAILNVVLETDRPGQPVTEDFLRLWAKNNKFQLTYPVAMDPESRLTRYFDKNALPYNMIVELSTMKVIYRQTGSNLPGIGSAIFSYLQQ is encoded by the coding sequence ATGCGAAAGACTGCGGCGTTCATGGTGCTCCTGTTGCCCGGGGGGCTCCTCGGCGGGTGCGCGACCGACGAACCCGCGGGCGCGACTGCCGGGGCGGATCGTGGTGTCGCGGCGCGCGCGGACGGGGGCGCGCGGCCGAGCGCGGGCGACGGCGGCGCGGGGGGCGACGCGGCGAAGAAGCCGGAACCCGCGTGCGGCCCGGGCATCTATCCCTGCGGTCCCTACGGGGTGGAGGTCGGGGACGTGGTCGAGAATCTGTCCTTCAAGGGTCTCGCCGACCCCGATTTCCTGTGCAAGGACACGGCGAGCCAGGCGCACGCCGCCAACCTCACCGAGCTCTCGTTCAAGCGCTTCTTCCAGGGGGACGCGAAGTGCAAGGGGAAGCACCAGCTCCTCTGGGTGAGCGCATCGGCCGGCTGGTGCGGCCCCTGTCACGCCGAGGCGAAGGAGACCTCGGCGCAGTACACGGCGGGCAAGGTGGACCCGCGGGTCGCGATCCTCAACGTGGTGCTCGAGACCGACCGGCCGGGGCAGCCGGTGACCGAGGACTTCCTGCGCCTCTGGGCCAAGAACAACAAGTTCCAGCTCACCTACCCGGTGGCGATGGACCCCGAGTCGCGGCTGACGCGCTACTTCGACAAGAACGCGCTCCCCTACAACATGATCGTCGAGCTCTCGACGATGAAGGTGATCTACCGGCAGACGGGCTCGAACCTGCCGGGGATCGGCAGCGCGATCTTTTCCTACCTGCAGCAGTGA
- the queF gene encoding NADPH-dependent 7-cyano-7-deazaguanine reductase QueF, translated as MSTKPSRTLETFPNPNPERDYEIRMDCPEFTCLCPMTGQPDFATIRVRYVPDRLCVELKAFKLYLWSFRNEGAFHEAVTNQIVDDLVAALTPRRLTVEGDFMVRGGIHTVITVSYP; from the coding sequence ATGTCCACGAAACCCAGCCGTACCCTGGAGACCTTCCCCAATCCGAACCCCGAGCGGGACTACGAGATTCGAATGGACTGTCCGGAGTTCACCTGCCTTTGTCCGATGACGGGGCAGCCAGACTTCGCCACGATTCGGGTGCGCTACGTGCCGGACCGGCTGTGCGTCGAGCTGAAGGCCTTCAAGCTCTACCTCTGGTCCTTCCGCAACGAGGGGGCCTTTCACGAGGCGGTGACGAACCAGATCGTTGACGATCTCGTGGCCGCGCTCACGCCGCGGCGCTTGACGGTGGAGGGGGATTTCATGGTGCGGGGCGGGATCCATACGGTCATCACCGTGAGCTACCCCTGA
- a CDS encoding PilZ domain-containing protein — MERRKHERIGDHVAVIDPEGTSGLATPELQDISSGGARFWVSEVVRPGTSVQVAIRFPGSGRRIAVAGRVVWARMIAPHEIGVRFLNVDETTAATLAEHLPPGP; from the coding sequence ATGGAACGCAGAAAACACGAACGCATCGGAGATCACGTCGCGGTGATCGACCCCGAAGGGACGAGCGGTCTCGCGACCCCCGAGCTGCAGGACATCTCCAGCGGCGGAGCTCGCTTCTGGGTGAGCGAGGTCGTGCGCCCCGGCACGAGCGTGCAGGTCGCCATCCGCTTCCCCGGGAGCGGGCGCCGCATCGCCGTGGCCGGTCGCGTGGTGTGGGCCCGCATGATCGCTCCGCACGAGATCGGCGTACGCTTCCTGAACGTGGACGAGACCACCGCGGCGACACTCGCGGAACACCTCCCACCGGGACCCTGA